In the genome of Pelagibacterium nitratireducens, one region contains:
- a CDS encoding LysE family translocator, translated as MPDLTQIALYVGACVLLAITPGPGLFYVAARTLAGGRAEGIASSFGTGLGGMVHVLAGALGVSAIVLASAQLFTLLKVIGAAYLVWIGVRTILSARRDAAKALSDAPAEPPVGPRRAFREGVVVEALNPKTAAFFLAFIPQFVDPASGSIALQFLVLGFVSVALNTLADIFVAIAAGGIRTGAARNPGLIRRLRQGSGGAMIALGVGLTLAKRPAS; from the coding sequence ATGCCTGATTTGACCCAGATTGCCCTTTATGTCGGCGCGTGCGTCCTGCTCGCGATTACGCCCGGACCCGGACTGTTTTACGTTGCGGCGCGCACGCTGGCTGGCGGGCGCGCCGAGGGGATTGCTTCGAGTTTTGGCACGGGGCTGGGCGGCATGGTTCATGTTCTGGCTGGCGCTTTGGGAGTGTCTGCAATCGTGCTGGCCAGCGCCCAATTGTTCACCCTACTGAAGGTGATCGGCGCGGCCTATCTGGTGTGGATCGGCGTCCGAACCATTCTTTCGGCGCGCCGAGATGCGGCCAAGGCATTATCGGATGCCCCGGCCGAACCTCCGGTCGGTCCGCGGCGGGCGTTTCGCGAAGGGGTGGTGGTCGAGGCGCTTAACCCCAAGACGGCGGCGTTCTTCCTCGCCTTCATTCCGCAGTTCGTCGACCCGGCTTCGGGCAGTATAGCCCTGCAATTCCTTGTGCTCGGGTTCGTATCGGTTGCGCTCAACACACTGGCCGATATCTTTGTAGCCATCGCCGCCGGAGGCATACGAACCGGAGCCGCCCGCAATCCGGGCTTGATCCGCCGCCTGCGGCAGGGATCGGGGGGCGCTATGATTGCGCTTGGCGTTGGGCTGACCCTCGCCAAACGTCCAGCGAGTTGA
- the ilvA gene encoding threonine ammonia-lyase, biosynthetic, whose protein sequence is MHEIIRSILSSSVYDVAVETPLEKMGPLSDKLSRPVFLKREDLQPVFSFKLRGAYNKLAALTDAERAKGVICASAGNHAQGLAYCATRMGTRAVIVMPTTTPSIKVEAVKRLGGEVVIKGDSFDDARIHALALCEKENLTFVHPYDDPQVIAGQGTIGVEILRQHGGPIAAIYLPIGGGGLAAGVAAYAKFLRPDIKLIGVEPEDAASMKAALAAGRPVPLNEVGIFADGVAVKQAGAHTFEILKDTLDDIVTVSTDEICAAIKDVFEHTRAIAEPAGAVSLAGLRKHAPALEARGAAIAICSGANINFDRLRHVAERAELGERAEAVLAVTIPEKPGAYRAFIGLLGDRAITEFNYRIAPGNSANIFVGIGLKRGEVEKAEIIAMLREHGHKVLDLSDNEVAKLHIRYMVGGRVEGLENELLYRFEFPERPGALLRFLEGLAPDWNISLFHYRNHGSDYGRVLTGVQVPPAEREAFEAYLDTLGYAHWDESENPAYAMFLAASPPST, encoded by the coding sequence ATGCACGAAATCATCCGCTCCATCCTCTCCTCGTCGGTCTATGACGTTGCGGTCGAGACCCCGCTCGAAAAGATGGGCCCGCTGTCCGACAAGCTCTCCCGTCCGGTGTTTCTCAAGCGCGAGGATCTCCAGCCGGTCTTTTCCTTCAAGCTGCGCGGCGCTTACAACAAGCTTGCCGCGCTCACCGATGCTGAGCGCGCAAAGGGCGTCATCTGCGCCTCGGCCGGCAATCACGCGCAGGGGCTCGCCTATTGCGCCACCCGCATGGGCACGCGCGCGGTCATCGTCATGCCCACCACCACGCCCTCGATCAAGGTCGAGGCGGTCAAACGCCTGGGCGGCGAAGTGGTGATAAAGGGCGACAGTTTCGACGATGCCCGCATCCACGCGCTGGCCCTGTGCGAAAAAGAAAACCTCACCTTCGTCCACCCTTATGACGATCCACAGGTCATCGCCGGTCAGGGGACCATCGGGGTGGAAATCCTGCGCCAGCACGGCGGCCCCATCGCCGCGATCTACCTGCCCATCGGCGGCGGCGGTCTTGCCGCCGGCGTCGCGGCCTACGCCAAATTCCTGCGCCCCGACATCAAACTGATCGGGGTCGAGCCCGAAGACGCCGCCTCGATGAAGGCCGCGCTGGCCGCCGGGCGCCCCGTGCCGCTCAACGAAGTGGGCATCTTTGCCGATGGTGTCGCGGTCAAACAGGCGGGCGCCCACACCTTCGAAATCCTCAAGGACACGCTCGACGACATCGTCACCGTCTCGACCGACGAAATCTGCGCCGCCATCAAGGACGTGTTCGAGCACACCCGCGCCATTGCCGAACCGGCGGGCGCGGTATCCCTTGCCGGCCTGCGCAAGCACGCCCCCGCCCTTGAAGCCCGCGGCGCGGCCATCGCCATCTGCTCGGGCGCCAACATCAATTTCGACAGGCTGCGCCACGTCGCCGAACGGGCCGAGTTGGGCGAGCGCGCCGAAGCGGTTCTGGCCGTTACCATCCCCGAAAAACCCGGCGCCTATCGCGCCTTCATTGGTCTTTTGGGTGACCGCGCCATCACCGAATTCAACTACCGGATCGCGCCGGGCAATTCGGCCAATATTTTCGTCGGCATCGGATTGAAGCGCGGCGAGGTGGAAAAGGCCGAGATCATCGCCATGCTGCGCGAGCATGGCCACAAGGTGCTCGATCTGAGCGACAATGAAGTCGCCAAGCTCCACATCCGCTACATGGTCGGCGGTCGCGTCGAGGGGCTGGAAAACGAACTTCTCTACCGCTTCGAATTTCCCGAACGCCCCGGAGCGCTGTTGCGATTCCTCGAGGGGCTGGCGCCCGACTGGAACATTTCTCTGTTCCACTACCGCAATCACGGCTCCGATTACGGCCGCGTCCTCACGGGCGTCCAGGTGCCCCCCGCCGAGCGCGAAGCCTTCGAGGCCTATCTCGATACGCTCGGCTATGCCCATTGGGACGAAAGCGAAAACCCCGCCTATGCGATGTTCCTCGCTGCCAGTCCGCCCTCGACTTGA
- a CDS encoding MFS transporter: protein MRELTGRQRSWIGGGYLAMFSSLAGQTLFIALFGAAIRAEFSLTSGQYGLIYTAATLCSAIVLMWAGGLADRVPAAHLAAGSAIGAAMMCILMSVAPNVAILGIALFGLRFFGQGMLTHGAATALSRWFNRFRGRALAIAQLGLNTGEAVLPVLVAFGIAAIGWRQVWLVAAAALIVVLAPVIAYLFSSPPDGKRARAAGEINPDPAETHATGEQWTRRKVLADPLFWPVLIGLLAMPAISTAIFFHQSVLVAEKGWGLLTFAAFFPVMSVASVISSIAGGWLVDRFGAYRLLPLLLVPASMAYIVIATTSAFWAIPAFFLLSGLTNGANGTVMNAMWAELYGTRHLGAVRAIATSAMVLSSAVGPGIVGFFVDAGVSIGQQAPFFSAYCLGASLVFFILQSQLGRRRASFIV from the coding sequence TTGCGCGAACTCACCGGCCGCCAGCGAAGCTGGATCGGCGGCGGGTATCTGGCAATGTTTTCCTCGCTTGCCGGGCAGACCCTGTTCATTGCCCTTTTCGGCGCCGCCATCCGCGCGGAATTTTCCCTGACATCGGGCCAGTACGGGCTGATTTACACCGCGGCGACGCTGTGCTCGGCCATTGTCCTGATGTGGGCGGGCGGGCTGGCCGACAGGGTTCCGGCGGCCCATCTGGCTGCCGGCTCGGCCATCGGCGCCGCCATGATGTGCATCCTGATGAGCGTGGCGCCCAATGTGGCAATACTGGGGATCGCATTGTTCGGGCTGCGGTTTTTCGGGCAGGGCATGCTCACCCATGGTGCCGCGACCGCGCTCAGCCGGTGGTTCAACAGGTTTCGTGGCCGCGCGCTGGCCATTGCACAGCTGGGCCTGAACACGGGCGAGGCGGTTCTGCCGGTCCTTGTGGCGTTCGGGATCGCGGCGATCGGCTGGCGTCAGGTCTGGCTGGTCGCGGCCGCGGCACTGATCGTCGTGCTTGCACCGGTCATCGCCTATCTGTTCTCAAGCCCCCCGGACGGAAAACGCGCGCGGGCAGCCGGTGAGATCAATCCCGATCCCGCCGAAACCCACGCCACGGGAGAGCAGTGGACCCGGCGCAAGGTGCTCGCCGACCCCCTGTTCTGGCCGGTCCTGATCGGGCTTTTGGCCATGCCGGCGATTTCCACTGCGATCTTTTTTCACCAGTCGGTTCTGGTTGCCGAAAAGGGTTGGGGCCTTTTGACCTTCGCCGCCTTCTTTCCGGTCATGTCGGTCGCCTCGGTGATTTCCTCGATTGCCGGAGGCTGGCTCGTCGACAGGTTCGGCGCCTACCGGCTGCTGCCCCTTCTGCTGGTCCCGGCGAGCATGGCCTATATCGTCATCGCCACAACATCGGCCTTCTGGGCCATCCCGGCGTTCTTCCTGCTCTCGGGGCTGACCAATGGCGCGAATGGAACGGTGATGAACGCCATGTGGGCCGAACTCTATGGCACGCGCCATCTGGGGGCGGTGCGCGCCATTGCGACATCGGCAATGGTCCTGTCCTCTGCCGTCGGACCCGGGATCGTGGGCTTTTTCGTCGATGCCGGCGTTTCAATCGGCCAGCAGGCCCCCTTCTTTTCGGCCTATTGTCTGGGCGCTTCCCTGGTTTTCTTCATTTTGCAGAGCCAATTGGGTCGGCGCCGCGCTTCATTTATCGTTTGA
- a CDS encoding SCO family protein, whose protein sequence is MRGTDPMANSMLHTVRIVLWTLVVVAAAGAGVLWYSTQMRPGPSTQLAAAPEGQYGAGDYQLVDHTGAPVDQTVFTGKPSMVFFGFTHCPDVCPTTLADMQHWYAELGDDADAVNGFFVSVDPERDTPEVLGEYVGWVSERITGITGEPAEVDKIIDAWGVFAEKAPLEGGGYNVNHTASVFLIDSAGQLFGTIAYQENPDAALGKIRRLIAEG, encoded by the coding sequence ATGAGGGGCACTGATCCGATGGCCAATTCGATGCTTCACACAGTGCGGATCGTGCTCTGGACCCTTGTCGTGGTTGCGGCCGCCGGGGCAGGGGTTCTGTGGTATTCGACCCAGATGCGTCCCGGCCCCTCCACCCAGCTGGCGGCGGCGCCCGAAGGCCAATACGGAGCCGGGGACTACCAGCTTGTCGACCATACCGGGGCGCCGGTGGACCAGACGGTGTTTACCGGAAAGCCCTCGATGGTGTTTTTCGGGTTCACCCATTGCCCCGATGTGTGCCCGACCACGCTCGCCGACATGCAGCACTGGTACGCCGAACTGGGCGACGACGCCGATGCGGTGAACGGTTTTTTCGTCTCGGTCGATCCCGAACGCGACACGCCTGAGGTGCTGGGCGAATATGTGGGCTGGGTATCCGAGCGGATCACCGGGATCACCGGCGAGCCCGCGGAAGTCGACAAGATCATCGATGCCTGGGGCGTGTTTGCCGAAAAGGCGCCGCTCGAGGGCGGCGGGTATAACGTCAACCACACGGCGTCCGTGTTCCTGATCGACAGTGCCGGGCAATTGTTCGGCACCATCGCCTATCAGGAAAACCCCGATGCGGCGCTGGGCAAGATCCGGCGGCTGATCGCCGAGGGCTGA
- a CDS encoding TRAP transporter large permease — MELAVLLASFVVLLLTGTSVAAAMLVSGVLSLFVGGLPITIVAERMLGSVNSYTLLAVPFFIFAAVIMNRGGLTDRLLGVAKVFVGHLPGGTAQVDVLASIFFAGMSGSATADAASQGRILIPHMEQQGYDKGFAAGVNSASATIGAIIPPSITMVIYGSVTNISVGALFLAGIVPGLIVGIGMMLVVWFLAVRRGYPRDDYTPWTKRIWPVVSAIPALLAPVLILGGIFSGATTPTEAGVIACAYALFLGFVVYRELKPKDMLPILAETVEATAVPVFIIAAGSVFGFALTTSGFGFLMQDWLRAVTDDPLVFMVIVIGLFLVIGLFVEGTAAMLIFVPIFMPLVAGFGIDQLQFAMIVIITIMVGTITPPVGLQLFIAADIAKISVFKVDIWPFVAITMGITILMVIFPQIVTFLPGLMR, encoded by the coding sequence ATGGAGCTCGCAGTGCTTCTGGCCTCCTTTGTCGTGTTGCTGCTCACCGGCACCTCGGTGGCCGCCGCCATGCTGGTATCGGGGGTCCTCTCGCTGTTTGTGGGCGGGCTGCCCATCACCATCGTCGCCGAACGCATGCTGGGCTCGGTCAACTCCTATACGCTGCTGGCGGTGCCGTTTTTCATCTTCGCCGCCGTCATCATGAACCGGGGCGGGCTGACCGACCGGCTGTTGGGTGTTGCCAAGGTATTCGTGGGGCATCTGCCGGGCGGGACGGCACAGGTGGACGTGCTGGCCTCGATCTTTTTTGCCGGCATGTCGGGTTCGGCAACCGCCGACGCGGCTTCGCAGGGGCGCATCCTGATCCCGCATATGGAGCAGCAGGGCTATGACAAGGGCTTTGCTGCCGGCGTCAATTCGGCCTCGGCCACCATCGGGGCGATCATCCCGCCCTCGATCACCATGGTGATCTACGGGTCGGTGACCAATATCTCGGTCGGGGCCCTGTTTCTGGCCGGGATCGTGCCGGGGCTGATCGTGGGCATCGGCATGATGCTGGTGGTGTGGTTTCTGGCGGTGCGCCGGGGCTATCCGCGCGACGACTATACGCCCTGGACCAAGCGTATCTGGCCTGTGGTTTCGGCGATCCCGGCGCTTCTGGCACCGGTGCTGATCCTGGGCGGAATCTTCAGCGGCGCCACCACCCCGACAGAAGCCGGGGTGATCGCGTGCGCCTATGCCCTGTTTCTGGGTTTCGTGGTCTATCGCGAACTCAAACCCAAAGACATGCTGCCCATCCTTGCCGAAACGGTCGAGGCAACGGCGGTGCCGGTGTTCATCATCGCGGCGGGCTCGGTGTTCGGCTTTGCGCTGACCACTTCGGGGTTCGGCTTTTTGATGCAGGACTGGCTGCGGGCGGTGACCGACGATCCGCTGGTGTTCATGGTGATCGTCATCGGGCTGTTTCTGGTGATCGGGCTGTTTGTGGAAGGCACGGCGGCCATGCTGATCTTCGTGCCGATTTTCATGCCGCTCGTGGCGGGTTTCGGGATCGATCAGCTCCAGTTCGCCATGATCGTCATCATCACCATCATGGTGGGGACGATTACTCCACCGGTGGGGCTGCAATTGTTCATCGCCGCCGACATTGCCAAGATTTCGGTGTTCAAGGTCGATATCTGGCCGTTTGTGGCGATTACGATGGGGATTACCATTCTGATGGTGATCTTCCCGCAGATCGTGACCTTTTTGCCGGGTCTTATGCGGTGA
- a CDS encoding TRAP transporter substrate-binding protein, translated as MGLSRLLGTAALVVAAMMPGLANAQTFRLGHHHAVGGAADLAANHFAELVGEMSDGRITIRVFPAAQLGQEREAYDLVNQGAVDISITSTGIIDSAYAPMSITSLPFVFRDWDHAMDAFAGEFGQRLTDGLREASNTEVLGYFGLGFRDLLFTADTPPTTMAEMDGMTIRSPESYVFIRMFELMGARPTPVTWGEVYTAMQTGVAEGLDSPPATALDMHFEEVTGSLLKTGHMFGAMLFAMNKQKFEALSEDDQALMKEAGLQTTLWLDQDVSIPAEEAAYDRLTEAGVTVADPADPQEFRDAMAPLIEEIRARGDGSAELLDLLAAQ; from the coding sequence ATGGGTCTATCGCGCTTGTTGGGCACTGCCGCGCTTGTGGTTGCTGCCATGATGCCGGGTCTGGCCAATGCCCAGACCTTCCGGCTGGGTCATCACCACGCCGTTGGGGGCGCCGCCGATCTCGCGGCCAATCATTTTGCCGAACTGGTGGGGGAGATGAGTGACGGACGGATCACCATCCGGGTTTTCCCCGCCGCACAGCTTGGCCAGGAACGCGAGGCCTACGATCTGGTCAACCAGGGGGCGGTCGATATTTCCATCACCTCGACCGGCATCATCGATTCCGCCTATGCGCCGATGTCGATAACCTCGCTGCCCTTCGTGTTCCGCGACTGGGACCACGCCATGGACGCCTTTGCCGGCGAATTCGGTCAAAGGCTGACCGACGGCCTGCGTGAAGCGAGCAACACCGAAGTGCTTGGCTATTTCGGGCTCGGATTCCGCGATCTGCTGTTTACCGCCGATACGCCGCCGACCACCATGGCCGAAATGGACGGCATGACCATCCGTTCGCCCGAGAGCTACGTTTTTATCCGCATGTTCGAGTTGATGGGCGCCCGGCCCACGCCGGTGACCTGGGGCGAGGTTTATACAGCCATGCAGACCGGGGTTGCCGAAGGGCTCGATTCTCCGCCCGCCACGGCGCTCGACATGCATTTCGAGGAAGTGACCGGTTCCCTGCTCAAGACCGGGCACATGTTCGGCGCCATGCTGTTTGCCATGAACAAGCAGAAATTCGAGGCGCTGTCGGAAGACGATCAGGCGCTCATGAAGGAAGCGGGATTGCAGACGACATTGTGGCTCGACCAAGACGTGTCGATCCCGGCCGAAGAAGCGGCCTATGACCGGCTGACCGAAGCGGGCGTGACGGTGGCCGATCCTGCCGATCCGCAGGAATTCCGCGATGCGATGGCCCCCCTGATCGAGGAAATCCGGGCCCGTGGCGACGGGTCGGCCGAACTGCTCGACCTTCTGGCGGCCCAATGA
- a CDS encoding Xaa-Pro peptidase family protein, with amino-acid sequence MKFVPNRDGLMQLAKAHGLDALIAMSPENFTYVTGAYVLTVKQIRPRQAFAVLPVNADPFAVICKIEEGTTRSESWITDLRTYIEFADNPIDMLIEALKGAGLGKGRLGMDLDYLPASSHARLMAALPELTLVNTTEEIAAVRAIKTDMEVDLLEKTTKQTHQAVLDAMAAAKLGDSERRMADRIATNIIQGGADGTLFMCFSSGERTAEPHHIAEIDKFPQEGETIRFDVGGTYGAYASDFARTYSAGSPSDMQKQTYAALCDAQKATIEAVKPGVLAEDLFHLCVAEFDKHGIPFHMPHIGHSFGVELHETPMLRPGDKTPLKPGMVINIEPGTRDEDGAMYHTEDLLVVTDTGFRLLTLGLAPRELPVIGQTITY; translated from the coding sequence ATGAAGTTTGTACCCAACCGGGATGGTTTGATGCAGTTGGCAAAGGCACATGGCCTTGATGCCCTGATTGCCATGAGCCCGGAAAATTTCACCTACGTGACCGGCGCCTATGTGCTGACCGTCAAGCAGATCCGACCGCGCCAGGCCTTCGCCGTGCTGCCGGTCAACGCCGACCCCTTCGCCGTGATCTGCAAGATCGAGGAGGGAACCACCCGGTCGGAAAGCTGGATCACCGACCTGCGCACCTATATCGAATTTGCCGACAATCCCATCGACATGCTGATCGAGGCGCTCAAGGGCGCCGGCCTGGGCAAGGGGCGGCTTGGCATGGACCTCGATTATCTGCCCGCCAGCTCGCATGCGCGGCTGATGGCGGCGCTGCCGGAGCTGACGCTGGTCAACACCACAGAAGAGATCGCCGCCGTCCGCGCCATCAAGACCGACATGGAAGTGGACCTGCTCGAAAAGACCACAAAGCAGACCCACCAGGCCGTGCTCGATGCCATGGCCGCGGCAAAGCTCGGGGATTCCGAGCGCCGGATGGCCGACCGGATCGCCACCAACATCATCCAGGGCGGCGCCGACGGCACGCTGTTCATGTGCTTTTCGAGCGGTGAACGCACCGCCGAGCCGCACCACATCGCCGAGATCGACAAATTCCCCCAGGAAGGCGAAACGATCCGGTTCGACGTGGGCGGCACGTATGGCGCCTATGCGAGCGATTTCGCCCGCACCTATTCGGCCGGCTCACCCTCCGACATGCAGAAACAGACCTATGCCGCATTGTGCGATGCCCAGAAGGCGACAATCGAAGCGGTAAAACCCGGCGTTCTGGCCGAAGATCTGTTTCACCTGTGCGTTGCCGAGTTCGACAAGCACGGCATCCCTTTCCACATGCCCCATATCGGGCATAGCTTCGGGGTGGAATTGCACGAAACCCCGATGCTGCGACCGGGCGACAAGACGCCGCTCAAGCCGGGCATGGTCATCAACATCGAGCCCGGCACCCGAGACGAGGATGGAGCGATGTATCACACCGAAGACCTTCTGGTGGTGACCGATACCGGCTTCAGGCTCCTCACACTCGGCCTGGCACCACGGGAGCTTCCCGTGATCGGCCAGACGATCACCTACTGA
- a CDS encoding TlpA disulfide reductase family protein: protein MSIFRFLLIAGVMSVPAPAAGQETGVDLSAVTVRDAAGETAALGDLVDGPTIIHFWATWCAPCLEELPQLDAFAQGLEPGELVVVSVDTAGYERIATYLDDLGVGLESYQQIEGNVGGVFAILGYPSTVVVDGEGAVLWRMQGAVDWDDPGITGEIMAPLGALK, encoded by the coding sequence ATGAGTATTTTTCGATTTCTGCTGATCGCCGGAGTGATGTCGGTCCCGGCGCCTGCCGCGGGACAGGAGACGGGCGTCGATCTTTCGGCGGTCACGGTGCGCGACGCGGCGGGGGAGACGGCGGCGCTGGGCGATCTGGTTGACGGGCCGACGATCATCCATTTCTGGGCGACGTGGTGTGCGCCATGCCTTGAGGAATTGCCGCAACTCGATGCCTTCGCGCAGGGGCTGGAGCCGGGGGAACTGGTGGTGGTTTCGGTCGATACCGCCGGGTATGAGCGGATCGCGACGTATCTGGACGATCTGGGGGTAGGGTTGGAAAGCTATCAGCAGATCGAGGGGAATGTGGGGGGCGTGTTCGCGATATTGGGGTATCCGAGCACTGTGGTGGTCGATGGCGAAGGAGCTGTGCTCTGGCGGATGCAGGGGGCGGTGGATTGGGATGATCCGGGCATCACAGGCGAAATAATGGCACCCCTCGGCGCTTTAAAATAG
- a CDS encoding IS110 family transposase: MTKDSIGIDISKANLDAHRAKTGETARFANSPTGLRALRNWIGAQRPDLIVYEASGPYHAVFERALAASLPLVKVNPLQARRFAQARGTRAKTDAVDARMLAAMGVAFDLIPNGPQPENQHVLKELQIARMALIKDRTRLLNRQKTQTLALTRRQTKSRLDQIKRQLAELDGEVLRLVRQCPNRARAFDIVRSIPGVGPITAAAILVECPEVGTMTSKQAASLAGLAPMTRQSGQWRGKAFIQGGRKILRDALYMPALVAARYNPDLKQKYNAMIGAGKPPKLALTALMRKLIELANALIKQDRNWQPKSA; the protein is encoded by the coding sequence ATGACCAAGGATAGCATCGGCATTGATATCTCGAAAGCCAATCTCGACGCCCATCGCGCCAAGACCGGTGAGACGGCCCGGTTTGCCAATTCCCCCACCGGTCTGCGCGCCCTGCGCAATTGGATTGGGGCACAACGCCCCGATCTGATCGTCTATGAAGCGTCCGGTCCCTATCACGCAGTCTTCGAGCGCGCATTGGCCGCAAGCCTGCCCCTGGTCAAGGTCAATCCCCTGCAGGCACGCCGATTTGCCCAGGCACGGGGAACCCGGGCCAAGACCGATGCCGTCGATGCGCGTATGCTGGCTGCCATGGGCGTCGCATTCGATCTTATCCCCAATGGACCCCAGCCTGAAAATCAACACGTTCTCAAAGAATTGCAGATCGCGCGCATGGCGCTTATCAAGGACCGTACACGCCTGTTGAACCGGCAAAAGACACAGACCTTGGCCCTGACCAGGCGCCAGACCAAGTCAAGGCTCGATCAGATCAAGCGGCAACTCGCCGAGTTGGACGGTGAGGTGCTACGGCTCGTGCGCCAGTGCCCCAACCGGGCCCGGGCCTTCGATATCGTGCGGTCCATTCCCGGAGTGGGGCCGATCACCGCGGCTGCCATCCTGGTCGAATGCCCCGAAGTCGGAACCATGACCTCAAAACAGGCCGCAAGCCTCGCAGGTCTCGCCCCCATGACACGGCAGTCGGGACAATGGCGCGGAAAGGCCTTCATTCAGGGTGGACGCAAGATCCTGCGGGACGCCCTCTATATGCCAGCTCTGGTCGCAGCCCGATACAATCCCGACCTCAAACAAAAATACAACGCCATGATCGGTGCAGGAAAACCCCCAAAACTCGCCCTGACTGCCCTGATGCGAAAGCTCATCGAACTCGCAAACGCTCTCATCAAACAGGACCGCAACTGGCAGCCAAAAAGCGCTTGA
- a CDS encoding TRAP transporter small permease: MTEPVSDKKDSRPVRLLLAVGSALVAAIVLLTFIQVVLRYFFGNPQAWAEEVSRYLFVWITFLGIAVAFSRDSHIRLDALVGLLPERPWSVFDKFRRLVELAAMVMMLYSGVLVAWQYRTTTFYTVQGVPRVVFYLAVPVGGLIALVYVVRGLMTRHTKAETTQMEVL; the protein is encoded by the coding sequence ATGACCGAGCCGGTCTCCGACAAAAAGGACAGCCGCCCCGTGCGGCTGCTCCTTGCGGTCGGGTCGGCGCTGGTCGCAGCCATCGTCCTTCTGACCTTCATACAGGTTGTCCTGCGTTACTTTTTCGGCAATCCCCAGGCCTGGGCCGAGGAAGTCAGCCGCTACCTTTTTGTCTGGATTACCTTTCTGGGCATCGCCGTGGCCTTTTCACGCGATTCCCATATCCGTCTCGATGCGCTGGTCGGATTGTTGCCCGAGCGGCCATGGAGCGTGTTCGATAAATTCCGGCGACTTGTCGAGCTGGCGGCCATGGTCATGATGCTCTATTCGGGCGTGCTGGTGGCCTGGCAGTATCGTACGACGACATTTTATACGGTGCAGGGCGTGCCCCGCGTCGTGTTCTATCTCGCCGTTCCGGTGGGAGGGCTGATCGCGCTGGTCTATGTGGTGCGTGGGCTGATGACCCGCCACACCAAGGCCGAGACGACCCAGATGGAGGTGCTGTGA
- a CDS encoding winged helix DNA-binding protein codes for MSPKSDLDTDAVIMENSQLMTQFEQALSVSKNAFEQWVVRCGAAAGMKGYSALELLVLHKVSGKERPKRIADICFSIKIEDTHLVSYALRKLAKAGYVQSRKQGKETFYSATPAGGEVIDRYKAVRRKYLIRSLSMLSSSEVDLEHLASILHALSGIYEQAARNVEYSL; via the coding sequence ATGTCTCCGAAGTCCGACCTGGACACCGATGCCGTGATCATGGAAAATTCCCAGCTCATGACCCAGTTCGAGCAGGCGCTCAGCGTCTCCAAGAACGCTTTCGAGCAGTGGGTCGTGCGCTGCGGCGCTGCGGCGGGGATGAAGGGCTATTCGGCTCTCGAACTGCTTGTATTGCACAAGGTATCGGGCAAGGAGCGTCCCAAGCGGATCGCCGACATCTGCTTTTCGATCAAGATCGAGGACACGCATCTGGTGTCCTACGCCCTGCGCAAGCTGGCCAAGGCCGGCTACGTCCAGAGCCGCAAGCAGGGCAAGGAAACCTTCTATTCGGCCACGCCGGCGGGCGGCGAGGTGATCGATCGCTACAAGGCCGTGCGGCGCAAATATCTCATCCGCTCGCTCTCGATGCTGTCCTCGAGCGAGGTCGATCTCGAACATCTCGCCTCGATCCTGCATGCACTTTCGGGCATTTACGAACAGGCCGCCCGCAACGTCGAGTATTCGCTTTAG